A portion of the Streptomyces coeruleoprunus genome contains these proteins:
- a CDS encoding S1C family serine protease — MDDGKSTGPKPKWWSRPTRPTTTGSPSEDFELQPAAPSPGASESTGAPATPPPTGGPAPAGAPATAAPSAAADGGPGAAPTDGGATAHADVTAEGGDPAAPGATATDSAPADTAAASAVAAADDGAAAPAVRTTAAAPTGPAATGAAAAPATHTTAAAPTGSDPAGATHPQPLHAPDEYRTPPYGGPGPWAPAPPVQRPAPPAGPAPVYGTPPQPAPPQATPHPAPPHQAPPHPAPPHSAPQPAVQWLQYDPWSSPGARQPLTASGPGGQRRGGGRRGLALAGALLFALVTGVLGGGVGAYIERHGGLTTVELPQAEPQDAGRAPDSVAGIAARALPSVVTLHVSGGGEQGTGTGFVLDRRGHILTNHHVVDSAGSTGDITVTFSGGETARATLVGKDSGYDLAVVRVTGVSNLVPLPLGNSDGVRVGDPVVAIGAPFDLQNTVTSGIISAKGRPITAGGEKGDGSDVSYVDALQTDAPINPGNSGGPLLDSQARVIGINSAIRAADNGSGIDGGQAGSIGLGFAIPINQGKRVAEELINTGKATHPVIGVSLDMKFTGDGARVGDKAQDGGPSVTPGGPAAKAGVRPGDVITRVNGERIHSGEELIIKIRAHRPGDQLRLTVQRGGKEQARTLTLGSSADS; from the coding sequence ATGGACGACGGGAAGTCCACGGGACCGAAGCCGAAGTGGTGGAGCCGCCCGACACGCCCGACAACGACGGGATCCCCGTCGGAGGACTTCGAACTCCAACCCGCAGCACCTTCCCCGGGCGCATCCGAGAGCACCGGGGCGCCCGCCACGCCTCCGCCGACCGGCGGGCCCGCACCCGCCGGCGCCCCGGCGACGGCCGCACCGTCTGCGGCCGCCGACGGCGGCCCCGGTGCCGCGCCCACGGACGGCGGCGCGACGGCCCACGCCGACGTGACCGCCGAGGGCGGCGACCCCGCGGCACCCGGCGCGACGGCGACCGACTCCGCGCCCGCCGACACCGCCGCGGCCTCCGCCGTAGCGGCGGCCGACGATGGCGCCGCGGCCCCCGCCGTCCGGACCACAGCGGCCGCGCCGACCGGTCCCGCCGCGACCGGCGCCGCCGCGGCGCCCGCCACCCACACCACCGCCGCCGCGCCGACCGGGTCCGACCCCGCCGGTGCCACCCACCCGCAGCCTCTGCACGCGCCCGACGAGTACCGGACGCCGCCCTACGGCGGGCCGGGTCCCTGGGCGCCCGCGCCGCCCGTGCAGCGCCCCGCGCCGCCGGCGGGCCCGGCGCCCGTCTACGGGACGCCGCCGCAGCCCGCCCCGCCGCAGGCGACCCCGCACCCCGCCCCACCGCACCAAGCCCCACCGCATCCCGCCCCGCCGCACTCCGCCCCCCAGCCCGCCGTGCAGTGGCTGCAGTACGACCCGTGGAGCAGCCCCGGGGCGCGGCAGCCGCTGACCGCCAGTGGGCCCGGCGGCCAGCGGCGCGGCGGCGGGCGGCGGGGTCTCGCCCTCGCCGGGGCGCTGCTGTTCGCGCTGGTCACCGGCGTGCTGGGCGGCGGCGTCGGCGCGTACATCGAGCGGCACGGCGGCCTGACGACCGTCGAGCTGCCCCAGGCCGAGCCCCAGGACGCCGGCCGCGCCCCCGACAGCGTCGCGGGCATCGCCGCCCGCGCGCTGCCCAGCGTCGTCACGCTGCACGTCAGCGGCGGCGGCGAGCAGGGCACCGGCACCGGCTTCGTCCTCGACCGGCGCGGCCACATCCTCACCAACCACCACGTCGTCGACAGCGCGGGCAGTACGGGCGACATCACCGTCACGTTCAGTGGCGGCGAGACCGCCCGCGCCACGCTCGTCGGCAAGGACAGCGGCTACGACCTGGCCGTCGTCCGGGTGACCGGCGTGTCCAACCTGGTGCCCCTGCCGCTCGGCAACTCCGACGGCGTGCGGGTCGGCGACCCGGTCGTGGCCATCGGCGCGCCCTTCGACCTCCAGAACACCGTCACCTCCGGCATCATCAGCGCCAAGGGCCGCCCCATCACCGCCGGCGGCGAGAAGGGCGACGGCAGCGACGTCAGCTACGTCGACGCCCTGCAGACCGACGCCCCGATAAACCCCGGCAACTCCGGCGGGCCGCTGCTCGACTCGCAGGCACGGGTCATCGGCATCAACAGCGCCATCCGCGCCGCCGACAACGGCTCCGGCATCGACGGCGGCCAGGCCGGCTCCATCGGCCTCGGCTTCGCCATACCGATCAACCAGGGCAAGCGGGTCGCCGAGGAGCTGATCAACACCGGCAAGGCCACACACCCCGTCATCGGGGTGAGCCTCGACATGAAGTTCACGGGCGACGGAGCCCGCGTCGGCGACAAGGCGCAGGACGGGGGCCCGTCCGTCACGCCCGGCGGCCCCGCCGCCAAGGCGGGCGTCCGGCCCGGCGACGTGATCACGCGCGTCAACGGCGAGCGGATCCACAGCGGCGAGGAGCTGATCATCAAGATCCGCGCCCACCGCCCCGGCGACCAGCTCCGGCTCACCGTGCAGCGCGGCGGCAAGGAACAGGCCCGGACCCTGACGCTCGGCTCGTCGGCCGACAGCTGA
- a CDS encoding anti-sigma factor family protein, translating into MSGTGPTPAEQHLGDRLAALVDGELNHDARERVLAHLATCSRCKAEADAQRRVKSFFAQSAPPPPSAGLLARLQGLPGGAGGDDRPGGPGGPERLADGVFGVSAGSSVLRGATGAGFPIHEVGRQEAERSPWRGRRFAFAAASAVSFAAIALGGAMPTLSAVDARGEGSGNNVTPLRPSPGQGSTAGENSRRRGTSGGGTTVTLTGVPVQAHHPGARSFLTPTPLTGVPLIGPVAPTGLAAPSP; encoded by the coding sequence GTGAGTGGCACAGGTCCGACCCCGGCGGAACAGCATCTCGGGGACCGGCTCGCCGCCCTGGTGGACGGCGAGCTGAACCATGACGCCCGCGAGCGGGTCCTCGCCCATCTCGCCACGTGCTCCCGGTGCAAGGCCGAGGCCGACGCCCAGCGCCGGGTGAAGAGCTTCTTCGCGCAGTCCGCCCCGCCGCCCCCCTCAGCGGGGCTGCTCGCACGCCTCCAGGGGTTGCCCGGGGGTGCTGGCGGAGACGACCGGCCCGGTGGACCGGGCGGGCCCGAGCGGCTCGCGGACGGAGTGTTCGGAGTGAGCGCAGGTTCGTCCGTGCTGCGGGGCGCGACGGGTGCGGGCTTCCCGATCCACGAGGTGGGCCGCCAGGAGGCGGAGCGCTCGCCGTGGCGGGGGCGGAGATTCGCGTTCGCCGCCGCCAGCGCGGTGTCGTTCGCGGCGATCGCCCTGGGCGGTGCGATGCCTACGCTGTCGGCCGTCGACGCCAGGGGCGAGGGCTCCGGCAACAACGTGACACCGCTGCGGCCGTCACCCGGCCAGGGCTCGACGGCCGGGGAGAACAGCCGCCGGCGCGGCACGTCCGGCGGTGGTACGACGGTGACGCTGACCGGCGTGCCCGTCCAGGCCCACCATCCGGGGGCGCGGTCGTTCCTGACCCCGACCCCTCTGACGGGCGTTCCGCTGATAGGCCCGGTGGCGCCCACGGGCCTCGCGGCTCCGTCGCCGTAA